Proteins from a single region of Tachysurus vachellii isolate PV-2020 chromosome 15, HZAU_Pvac_v1, whole genome shotgun sequence:
- the LOC132857787 gene encoding probable ubiquitin-conjugating enzyme E2 W-A, with protein MVCMPTRMQREWLSLQNDPPPGMTLKERRVQNTITEWFIELKGPPRTLYEGQKFQLLFTFSSRFPFEPPQVMFTGENIPVHPFVDSNGQVRLSRLTVREWTPVLSVRSVCFVIISILCIWKVKKRKWWWWCW; from the exons ATGGTGTGTATGCCG ACACGGATGCAGAGGGAATGGTTGTCTTTGCAGAATGATCCACCTCCAGGAATGActctgaaagaaagaagagttCAGAATACAATCACAGA GTGGTTTATAGAACTGAAGGGCCCTCCTCGAACCCTGTACGAGGGCCAGAAGTTCCAGCTTCTCTTTACGTTTAGCAGCCGATTCCCATTTGAACCTCCTCAG GTCATGTTTACCGGCGAGAACATTCCGGTCCATCCGTTTGTCGACAGCAACGGACAAGTTCGTCTGTCCCGTTTAACTGTAAGGGAGTGGACTCCAGTTCTGAGTGTCCGGTCCGTGTGCTTTGTCATTATCAGCATACTATGCATCTGGAAAGTGAAG AAGAgaaagtggtggtggtggtgttggtag